One Oceanispirochaeta sp. genomic region harbors:
- a CDS encoding FtsX-like permease family protein, with protein sequence MKLGSIAFRNIFRNIRRSLLSASAIGVAALSIVLLYSLLEGMKEDMQYNLQTYITGAVRIRNAEFSKNERLNPLHLTVEDPESLMKMLQEEEGVTGISPRISFPARIYKDEENFNALGMGVNFDTEIFYQDLGPEVIKEGRLPETGKNEALIGYKLAQKVGVGVGDKMTILSITAARGTNAITFVLTGLAAFPLGSLNETVFYAPLDRVQYFLRMPGQVQEILVKTDNNTDPVLVAASMKEKSGVSPDLEIMDWTAISTTYSMIEMASTMYDIFALFFFVLGCSVILNTTIMVIFERMKEIGTLAAMGMSGRNLVRLFFLESLFISMIGSFIGVSLGIIITQILHTTGINLGAAMEGVDFDISTVIYPKLSLKSTVFVFIYSVAVASFTSIFPSRKASRIEPVEALRAV encoded by the coding sequence ATGAAACTGGGATCAATAGCATTCCGGAATATATTCCGAAATATCAGAAGAAGTCTCTTATCGGCTTCCGCCATTGGAGTGGCCGCATTGAGTATCGTGCTGCTTTATTCCCTGCTGGAAGGTATGAAGGAAGATATGCAGTACAATCTGCAGACCTACATCACCGGGGCCGTTCGCATTCGCAATGCTGAATTTTCAAAAAATGAGCGTCTGAATCCTCTTCATCTGACTGTGGAAGATCCCGAGTCTCTGATGAAGATGCTTCAGGAAGAGGAGGGGGTGACGGGGATCAGTCCGCGCATCAGCTTTCCCGCACGGATCTACAAAGATGAAGAAAACTTCAATGCCCTGGGAATGGGAGTCAATTTTGATACAGAAATTTTCTACCAGGATCTGGGTCCGGAAGTCATCAAAGAGGGCCGTCTTCCTGAGACGGGTAAAAATGAGGCTCTCATCGGTTATAAACTGGCACAGAAGGTGGGAGTCGGTGTAGGTGACAAGATGACTATCCTCTCTATCACAGCCGCCAGAGGAACCAATGCCATCACTTTTGTCCTCACAGGGTTGGCTGCTTTTCCATTAGGCTCTTTGAACGAAACAGTCTTTTATGCACCTCTGGACCGGGTTCAGTACTTTTTGCGCATGCCTGGTCAGGTACAGGAGATCCTGGTGAAAACGGATAATAATACAGACCCGGTTCTGGTTGCAGCCTCTATGAAGGAAAAATCGGGAGTCTCCCCAGACCTTGAAATCATGGACTGGACGGCTATCAGTACTACCTATTCCATGATTGAAATGGCCTCAACCATGTATGACATCTTTGCTCTGTTCTTCTTTGTTCTGGGCTGCTCAGTCATTCTGAACACGACGATCATGGTCATTTTTGAGCGAATGAAGGAAATCGGGACACTGGCAGCCATGGGTATGTCAGGAAGGAATCTGGTGAGGCTCTTTTTTCTTGAGTCCCTGTTTATATCGATGATAGGATCCTTTATCGGAGTCTCACTGGGAATCATAATCACTCAGATTCTCCATACCACGGGCATTAATCTGGGCGCAGCCATGGAGGGTGTCGATTTTGATATTTCTACTGTCATCTATCCTAAACTGAGTCTGAAGTCCACCGTGTTTGTATTTATATATTCTGTTGCTGTGGCCTCATTCACATCAATTTTCCCCTCACGGAAAGCAAGCCGGATAGAACCGGTAGAAGCCCTGAGGGCAGTTTAA
- a CDS encoding outer membrane lipoprotein-sorting protein, with translation MRKVKTIKRTVLILGFLFLMPVLLAAQTAEEIVVKMDDLQRFDSMQSRGSLITRDRFGTKTITFISWSEGSSDFLIEFTSAAEAGQKILRTSDELFLYFPDAEEVIRLQGAALRQSMMGSDISYEDMTEGNNTLDKYDVKLVGEERVEGKNCFVIEMTAKSRNVPYTKQTIWVVKDSYIPQQVQYFSKSGKLLKEMRVLGFMEVDGKVIISRMVLEDKLKKNSSTEMILDEAKANIKLASDFFSLDQLSW, from the coding sequence ATGAGAAAAGTAAAGACTATAAAGCGGACTGTCCTTATTCTGGGATTCCTGTTCCTGATGCCTGTTTTGCTGGCTGCCCAGACGGCAGAAGAGATCGTAGTTAAAATGGACGATCTGCAGAGATTCGATTCGATGCAGAGCAGGGGTTCCCTGATCACCAGGGACCGCTTCGGAACCAAAACCATTACATTTATCAGTTGGTCTGAAGGGAGCAGTGATTTCCTCATCGAATTCACCAGTGCCGCCGAGGCGGGGCAGAAAATCCTGAGAACCTCGGATGAACTCTTTTTATACTTCCCTGATGCGGAAGAAGTCATCCGTCTTCAAGGGGCGGCTCTGCGTCAGTCTATGATGGGTTCAGATATTTCCTATGAGGATATGACCGAAGGGAATAACACTCTGGATAAGTATGATGTAAAACTGGTTGGGGAAGAAAGAGTCGAGGGGAAAAACTGCTTTGTCATCGAAATGACAGCTAAGAGCCGAAACGTTCCCTATACGAAACAGACCATCTGGGTCGTGAAAGACAGCTATATTCCCCAGCAGGTTCAGTATTTCTCAAAATCGGGAAAACTCCTGAAAGAGATGCGTGTCCTGGGATTCATGGAAGTGGATGGTAAGGTCATCATTTCAAGGATGGTTCTGGAGGATAAACTGAAGAAAAACTCCAGTACCGAGATGATTCTGGACGAAGCGAAAGCCAATATCAAACTGGCATCAGACTTCTTCTCTCTGGATCAACTTTCCTGGTAG